Proteins encoded in a region of the Synergistaceae bacterium genome:
- the lpxK gene encoding tetraacyldisaccharide 4'-kinase, producing the protein MSFVRGTGKSVREGKRFFSLWLPIVPASWLAAAWIGLVDFLFRHGLERIQTPSIPVISVGNISYGGTNKTPFVETLCRKMREKGVAVGIVSRGYGGANASVLVFEEGLSDRRIVGDEPLLLSARLPDVPLAVSRERLQGVRELERRGIELVIADDAFQHRRMGRDVDIVLVDAACPFGNGLLIPAGILRERPEKLSRAHIVVLTKVEEVSPEALAALRMKISEYVPSDHIFSARLVVTEWVTWDGQRFLPCAAPSEGRGVAAFSAIGSPDSFVFSLKQEGVKVRAERHFRDHHRYTAADMEELVRLARQRGAEFLSCTEKDVYNLPCSWKPPIPLVVPRVATLPEEPERFYDALFDCLRPRLVVASNGYGEDAIGVLAAKKLRDAFPGAEILAFPLVGTGEPYKAAGFAVESTPSVTPSGGVLKYRLRDLWGDIRAGLPGHIRKQQRDWSKISRVVHTPLCVGDVYLLLHTLWGQGRAPLFVATAKTVHLSGHWRLERLIIRHCTLRTWTRDRGTADQLAAFGADAVYAGNPIMDLLDPVPDLSPGAFGPSPRVMLLPGSRPRAYEDVKLLLDAVEELQSRISCEYVMVLAPTIDVSRLLQSCEGWETVEEAGERSLSKNGTRIRLHQGGVSTAASGVSLLMGLGGTANQLCAGMGIPVLSIDEKGKRVQKKLLGDAEILVEPLPDALAAQAFAILSDPALHKKMSDAGRSRMGEPGALDDVVRYAAETLGWKKRCALYDRLSSNNRILSSEK; encoded by the coding sequence ATGAGTTTTGTTCGGGGGACGGGCAAGAGCGTCAGGGAGGGAAAACGTTTTTTTTCGCTCTGGCTGCCCATTGTTCCCGCGTCCTGGCTGGCGGCGGCGTGGATCGGTCTGGTGGATTTTCTGTTCCGGCACGGACTGGAGCGGATTCAGACCCCGTCCATACCCGTGATCAGCGTGGGGAACATCAGCTACGGCGGAACCAACAAAACCCCCTTCGTGGAGACCCTCTGCCGAAAGATGCGGGAAAAGGGCGTGGCGGTGGGGATCGTCAGCCGGGGTTACGGCGGCGCCAACGCCAGCGTCCTGGTGTTCGAGGAGGGGTTGTCGGACCGGCGGATCGTGGGGGATGAGCCGCTGCTCCTGTCCGCCCGCCTGCCCGACGTGCCTCTGGCGGTGTCCCGGGAGCGGCTGCAGGGCGTGAGGGAACTGGAACGGCGGGGCATCGAGCTGGTCATCGCGGACGATGCCTTCCAGCATCGGCGGATGGGACGGGATGTGGACATCGTGCTGGTGGACGCGGCCTGCCCCTTTGGAAACGGGCTTCTCATTCCCGCCGGTATTCTGCGGGAACGGCCCGAAAAACTGAGCCGCGCCCACATCGTCGTTCTCACCAAGGTCGAGGAGGTCAGCCCGGAGGCTCTGGCCGCCCTTCGCATGAAAATCTCCGAATACGTCCCCTCCGATCATATTTTTTCCGCGCGGCTGGTGGTTACCGAGTGGGTGACCTGGGACGGGCAGCGTTTTCTTCCCTGCGCCGCTCCGTCCGAGGGGCGTGGAGTCGCGGCTTTCTCCGCCATCGGCAGTCCGGACAGCTTCGTGTTCTCCCTGAAACAGGAGGGCGTGAAGGTCCGCGCCGAGCGTCATTTTCGGGACCACCATCGCTATACGGCCGCCGACATGGAGGAGCTTGTCCGCCTTGCCCGTCAGCGGGGCGCGGAGTTTCTCTCCTGCACCGAGAAGGACGTTTACAACCTTCCCTGCTCCTGGAAGCCGCCCATTCCTCTCGTGGTCCCACGGGTAGCGACGCTTCCGGAGGAGCCGGAGCGGTTTTATGACGCGTTGTTCGACTGCCTGCGCCCTCGGCTGGTGGTGGCCTCCAACGGATACGGAGAGGATGCCATCGGAGTGCTGGCGGCGAAAAAACTGAGGGACGCGTTTCCCGGCGCCGAGATTTTGGCCTTCCCGCTGGTGGGAACCGGAGAGCCCTACAAGGCCGCCGGTTTTGCCGTGGAATCCACGCCTTCCGTAACGCCGTCGGGGGGCGTCCTGAAATACCGTCTGAGGGACCTGTGGGGAGACATTCGCGCCGGACTGCCGGGGCACATCCGCAAACAGCAGAGGGACTGGAGCAAGATCTCCCGGGTGGTTCACACGCCTCTGTGCGTGGGGGACGTCTATTTGCTGCTGCACACCCTTTGGGGCCAGGGGCGGGCGCCGCTTTTCGTCGCGACGGCCAAAACGGTTCACCTCAGCGGTCACTGGCGGCTGGAGCGCCTGATCATCCGGCACTGTACCCTTCGGACCTGGACCCGGGACCGGGGAACCGCCGATCAGCTCGCCGCCTTTGGCGCGGACGCGGTTTATGCGGGAAACCCCATCATGGACCTTCTGGATCCCGTTCCCGACCTCTCTCCCGGGGCTTTCGGCCCTTCCCCCCGGGTCATGCTTCTGCCTGGAAGCCGCCCCCGAGCCTATGAGGACGTAAAACTGCTTCTGGACGCCGTGGAGGAACTTCAATCGCGTATTTCCTGTGAGTACGTCATGGTTCTGGCCCCCACTATCGATGTTTCCCGTCTGCTGCAGTCCTGCGAGGGATGGGAAACCGTCGAAGAGGCCGGAGAGCGGAGCCTCTCGAAAAACGGGACCCGCATTCGTCTCCATCAAGGCGGCGTTTCCACGGCGGCGTCGGGGGTTTCTCTGCTGATGGGGCTGGGGGGCACGGCCAATCAGCTCTGCGCCGGCATGGGCATTCCCGTGCTGTCCATCGACGAGAAGGGCAAACGCGTCCAGAAAAAACTTCTGGGGGACGCCGAAATTCTGGTGGAACCCCTGCCCGATGCGTTGGCCGCCCAGGCCTTCGCCATTCTGTCGGACCCGGCCCTTCACAAAAAAATGAGTGACGCCGGGCGTTCCCGCATGGGAGAGCCGGGGGCCCTGGACGACGTTGTCCGTTACGCCGCCGAAACCCTCGGGTGGAAAAAACGCTGCGCGCTGTACGATCGTCTCTCTTCAAATAATCGCATCCTAAGTTCTGAAAAATAG
- a CDS encoding ABC transporter ATP-binding protein/permease, whose amino-acid sequence MSASALHKGVVFRLLSYALPYFRIFLAAIFFMVLASCLNVLPPWLFKSVVDDVLISKDSTALNLLCVGVVVIFVLKGAALYWQQCLMNQVGQRVVMDMRVALYDHMQHMSLRYIHASRVGELMSRITGDVATLQSLVTSTFVNLVVNGVTFVGMLGFIFFINWRLTLITITVLPLVAWLLTFASRRLRAAGHRVQERLANLTAIVQEAFSAIRIVRSFATEELELDRFRKGNVENFEALLRAVRIQAMFAGIIEVFLIMALAVVFWFGGGDVLRGELTPGELVAFIGYIAFMVQPIRVFMNSLNSLQTGLAAGERIFAVLDTPTEVTAGATRDPGRIRGRVTFENVFFSYVEGQEVLRGINLEVKEGEKIAIVGPTGSGKSTLVDLIPRFYDPVSGRVLIDGQDVSELLLPALRRQIGIVPQESILMKGSMAFNIAYGLPELADGSAASMEVVRSAARAAGIDDFIMNLPDGYEAEVGERGVTLSGGQRQRIAIARAVVRDPRILILDEATSSLDLEVERQVQEAMNRAMAGRTSFVIAHRLSTVRGADRILVLDRGRIAQEGTHDSLLSAGGLYARLYHLQFEPRSRISDPEESEISA is encoded by the coding sequence GTGAGCGCTTCCGCTTTACACAAAGGCGTGGTTTTCCGCCTTTTGAGCTATGCTTTGCCTTATTTTCGGATTTTTCTGGCGGCTATATTTTTCATGGTTCTTGCCTCCTGTCTGAACGTCCTTCCTCCCTGGCTGTTCAAAAGCGTCGTGGACGACGTTCTGATTTCCAAAGACAGCACGGCGCTGAATTTACTCTGTGTGGGGGTCGTCGTGATTTTCGTCCTGAAGGGGGCGGCGCTCTACTGGCAGCAGTGTCTCATGAACCAGGTGGGGCAGCGGGTGGTGATGGACATGCGGGTGGCGCTTTACGACCACATGCAGCACATGTCTTTGCGCTACATTCACGCTTCCCGGGTGGGGGAGCTGATGAGCCGCATCACCGGCGACGTGGCCACCCTGCAGAGCCTGGTCACCAGCACCTTCGTCAATCTGGTGGTCAACGGCGTGACCTTTGTGGGGATGCTGGGGTTCATCTTTTTCATCAACTGGCGTCTGACCCTGATCACGATCACCGTTCTCCCCCTGGTGGCCTGGCTGCTGACCTTCGCTTCCCGGCGTCTGCGGGCCGCGGGGCATCGGGTGCAGGAGCGGCTGGCCAACCTGACGGCCATTGTGCAGGAGGCCTTTTCCGCCATCCGGATCGTCCGGTCTTTCGCCACGGAGGAGCTGGAGCTGGACCGTTTTCGCAAGGGCAACGTGGAGAACTTCGAGGCTCTGCTTCGGGCCGTTCGGATTCAGGCGATGTTCGCCGGAATTATAGAGGTTTTTCTGATCATGGCCCTGGCGGTGGTTTTCTGGTTTGGAGGCGGCGACGTCCTGCGGGGCGAGCTGACCCCCGGCGAACTGGTGGCCTTTATCGGATATATCGCCTTTATGGTGCAGCCGATTCGGGTTTTCATGAACAGCCTGAACTCCCTTCAGACGGGACTGGCGGCGGGGGAGCGCATTTTTGCCGTTCTGGACACGCCCACGGAGGTTACGGCGGGGGCCACTCGGGATCCCGGTCGTATCAGGGGTCGAGTCACCTTCGAAAACGTGTTTTTTTCCTACGTCGAAGGGCAGGAGGTTCTGCGGGGCATCAATCTTGAGGTCAAAGAGGGCGAAAAGATCGCCATTGTGGGGCCTACCGGCTCGGGAAAATCGACCCTCGTGGATCTTATCCCCCGTTTTTACGATCCCGTATCCGGACGGGTCCTGATCGACGGACAGGACGTGTCGGAGCTTCTGCTGCCCGCTCTGAGGCGGCAGATCGGAATCGTCCCCCAGGAGTCGATCCTGATGAAGGGGTCCATGGCCTTCAACATCGCCTACGGTCTGCCGGAGCTGGCGGACGGGTCCGCCGCCTCTATGGAGGTTGTTCGAAGCGCGGCGAGGGCGGCTGGCATCGATGATTTCATCATGAACCTCCCCGACGGATACGAAGCGGAGGTGGGAGAACGGGGAGTCACCCTGTCCGGAGGGCAGCGCCAGAGGATTGCCATTGCCCGGGCCGTGGTTCGGGACCCCCGAATCCTGATTCTGGACGAAGCCACCTCCTCTCTGGATCTCGAAGTGGAACGTCAGGTGCAGGAGGCCATGAACCGCGCCATGGCCGGGCGAACCTCCTTTGTCATCGCCCATCGCCTCTCCACCGTTCGGGGGGCCGACCGCATTCTGGTGCTGGACAGGGGCCGCATCGCTCAGGAGGGCACTCACGACTCTCTGCTTTCCGCCGGGGGCCTTTACGCCCGCCTTTATCATCTGCAGTTCGAGCCCCGTTCCCGAATTTCCGATCCGGAAGAGTCGGAAATTTCCGCTTAA